In the Flavisolibacter tropicus genome, one interval contains:
- the rplU gene encoding 50S ribosomal protein L21 — MFAIVKIAGKQFKVEKDQTLYVPNIKGNAGDKVEFGEVILADANGNLSFADAVSVKVQAEILDHVKGDKVIAYKQKRRKGFRKKLGHRTHYTKIRISNIA, encoded by the coding sequence ATGTTCGCAATCGTAAAAATAGCTGGTAAGCAATTCAAGGTTGAAAAAGACCAAACTTTATACGTGCCTAATATTAAAGGCAACGCCGGCGACAAAGTAGAATTTGGCGAAGTGATTTTAGCTGATGCCAACGGAAATTTATCATTTGCAGATGCTGTAAGTGTAAAAGTACAAGCAGAGATCCTTGATCATGTAAAAGGTGATAAGGTAATTGCTTATAAGCAAAAGCGTAGAAAAGGTTTCCGTAAAAAATTAGGTCACCGTACGCACTATACTAAAATCAGAATCAGCAATATTGCTTAA
- a CDS encoding helix-hairpin-helix domain-containing protein, with amino-acid sequence MDNYQIAEQLNLLSKLMDIHGENSFKSKSYSSAAFAIEKLPQALSTLPENKISSIRGIGESVAKKIVELVQTGELSALKELLTITPEGVLEMMSIKGLGPKKIHTIWKELHIATIEELKEACQEHRIAKQKGFGDKTEQKILEAIHFQQQNKGKFMYAEIESFAEALQTKLSEKYSQAQTSITGAFRRQLEVIETLEWVTTLSKENLIHFFPKEETEILDESDAHIHFLANGSIRLYFHLASPENFIQKLFTTTASPAFLEAFGAVITSESEEAIFSTKGLPFIPPYLRENSDVLHKIKEQGVPDVVQVKDIKGLIHSHSTWSDGSYSLEEMANELIRLGFEYLVISDHSKAASYANGLSEERIKEQHREIDALNKKLAPFKIFKSIECDILGDGSMDYSNEVLSSFDMVIASIHSNLDMDEEKAMQRLMGAITNPYVTILGHMTGRLVIRRKGYPVDHKAIIDACAANNVAIEINASPYRLDIDWRYIDYALEKGVLLSINPDAHALEEFANIKYGVLVAQKGGLTKQHNLSSYSREAFEAFLQNRKAIKKLS; translated from the coding sequence ATGGATAATTACCAGATAGCAGAGCAACTGAACTTACTTTCCAAGTTAATGGACATTCATGGCGAGAACAGCTTTAAGTCTAAGAGCTATTCATCGGCTGCGTTTGCCATTGAGAAGTTGCCACAGGCCTTAAGTACGTTACCCGAAAACAAAATATCCTCTATTAGAGGCATTGGTGAAAGTGTGGCCAAGAAGATTGTAGAACTGGTACAAACAGGCGAACTATCAGCTTTGAAAGAGCTGTTAACTATAACTCCTGAAGGTGTTTTGGAAATGATGAGCATAAAAGGTTTGGGACCTAAAAAGATTCACACTATCTGGAAAGAATTACACATAGCTACCATTGAAGAATTGAAAGAAGCTTGTCAAGAACACCGCATTGCCAAGCAAAAAGGCTTTGGCGATAAGACAGAACAAAAAATTCTAGAGGCTATACACTTCCAACAACAGAACAAAGGAAAGTTTATGTATGCCGAAATAGAAAGTTTTGCAGAAGCCTTACAAACCAAGCTATCTGAAAAATATAGCCAGGCCCAGACAAGTATTACCGGTGCCTTTAGAAGACAACTAGAGGTAATAGAAACCCTGGAATGGGTAACTACCTTATCAAAAGAAAACCTGATTCACTTTTTCCCTAAAGAAGAAACAGAAATCCTTGATGAGAGCGATGCGCATATTCATTTCTTGGCAAATGGCTCTATTCGATTATACTTTCATTTAGCATCACCAGAAAATTTTATACAGAAGTTATTTACTACTACTGCTAGTCCGGCGTTTTTAGAAGCTTTTGGCGCAGTAATCACAAGTGAAAGTGAAGAAGCTATTTTTAGCACTAAAGGGCTCCCTTTCATTCCTCCTTATTTAAGAGAGAACAGCGATGTTCTACATAAAATCAAAGAGCAGGGTGTTCCAGATGTAGTGCAAGTCAAAGACATTAAAGGACTGATACATTCACACAGCACCTGGAGCGATGGTTCTTATTCGCTAGAAGAGATGGCCAATGAACTGATTCGCCTTGGCTTTGAATACCTTGTTATCTCAGACCACTCAAAGGCTGCCTCTTATGCTAACGGCTTAAGTGAAGAACGAATAAAAGAACAGCATCGTGAAATTGATGCCTTAAATAAAAAGTTAGCTCCTTTTAAGATCTTCAAAAGCATTGAGTGCGATATATTAGGAGATGGCAGCATGGACTATAGCAATGAAGTGCTATCTAGTTTTGACATGGTGATTGCCTCTATCCATAGCAACCTGGATATGGATGAAGAGAAAGCTATGCAGCGTTTAATGGGTGCCATTACCAATCCTTATGTAACTATTTTGGGACACATGACGGGCCGCCTGGTTATTCGCCGTAAAGGCTATCCTGTAGATCATAAAGCCATCATTGATGCTTGTGCAGCCAACAATGTGGCTATAGAGATAAATGCCAGTCCTTACCGCCTGGATATAGATTGGCGTTATATAGATTATGCCTTGGAAAAAGGCGTACTTCTTTCCATCAACCCTGACGCCCATGCGTTGGAAGAGTTTGCTAATATTAAGTATGGTGTATTAGTAGCGCAAAAAGGAGGATTAACAAAACAGCATAACCTCAGCAGTTATAGTCGAGAAGCATTTGAAGCCTTCCTTCAAAACCGAAAAGCCATAAAAAAGCTTAGTTAA
- the rpmA gene encoding 50S ribosomal protein L27, translating to MAHKKGEGSVKNGRDSNSKRLGVKIYGGQPAIAGNIIVRQRGTVYHPGSNVGVGKDYTLFALSDGVVEFKKGRQNRTFVSVNAVEATA from the coding sequence ATGGCTCACAAGAAAGGTGAAGGTAGTGTAAAGAACGGCCGCGACTCAAACAGCAAGCGTTTGGGCGTAAAAATTTACGGTGGTCAACCCGCTATTGCAGGTAACATTATTGTTCGTCAACGTGGTACTGTATATCACCCAGGTTCAAACGTAGGTGTTGGTAAAGACTATACACTGTTTGCTTTATCTGATGGTGTTGTTGAATTCAAAAAAGGCAGACAAAACAGAACATTCGTATCTGTTAATGCCGTTGAAGCAACTGCTTAA